A region from the Lates calcarifer isolate ASB-BC8 linkage group LG2, TLL_Latcal_v3, whole genome shotgun sequence genome encodes:
- the LOC108887791 gene encoding uncharacterized protein LOC108887791 → MAVPCLWSCSWYSWTGSQGAAEVRNVASSDHDLQHTLGRFVAECEAVGMRVSTSKSEAMVLSRKMVDCSLRVGGELLPQAKEFKYLGVLCMSDGRMEYEIDRRISAASAVMRSLYWTTVVKRERSRKAKLSIYQSIYVLTLTYGHKIWVVTERRRLRIQAAEMSFLQRVSGLSLRDRVRSLDIQRELGVEPLLLRVERSQLRWFRHLVRMPPRRLPLEIFQAHPTGKRPWGRPRTSWRDYVSLLAWERFRNPQEELENVAGERDVWNALLSLLPPQFQNKWEILN, encoded by the coding sequence ATGGCTGTCCCTTGTCTCTGGTCCTGTTCATGgtattcatggacaggatctcaaggCGCAGCTGAGGTGAGGAATGTGGCCTCATCAGACCATGACCTTCAGCACACACTGGGGCGGTTTGTAGCCGAGTGTGAAGCAGTGGGGATGAGGGTCAGCACCTCCAAATCTGAAGCCATGGTCCTCAGCCGGAAAATGGTGGATTGTTCCCTCCGGGTGGGGGGAGAGTTGCTGCCTCAAGCgaaggagtttaagtatctCGGGGTCTTGTGCATGAGTGACGGGAGGATGGAGTATGAGATTGACAGGCGGATCAGTGCGGCATCAGCAGTAATGCGGTCACTGTACTGGACCactgtggtgaagagggagcgGAGTCGAAAGGCAAAGCTTTCAATTTACCAGTCGATTTACGTTCTGACTCTCACCTATGGTCACAAGATCTGGGTAGTGACCGAAAGAAGGAGATTGCGGATACAGgcagctgaaatgagtttcctccagagggtgtctgggctcagccttagagatagggtGAGAAGCCTGGACATCCAGAGGGAGCTCGGAGTAGAGCCCCTGCTCCTTCGTGtcgaaaggagccagttgaggtggttcaggcatctgGTAAGGATGCCTCCTAGGAGACTCCCTTTGGAGATCTTCCAGGCACACCCAACTGGGAAGAGACCCTGGGGTAGACCCAGGACAAGTTGGAGAGATTATGTGTCTCTTCTGGCCTGGGAACGCTTTAGAAACCCCCAGGAGGAGCTAGAAAACgttgctggggagagggatgtctggaatgccctgcttagcctgttgccaccgCAATTCCAGAATAAGTGGGAGATACTGAACTGA